One Hemiscyllium ocellatum isolate sHemOce1 unplaced genomic scaffold, sHemOce1.pat.X.cur. scaffold_2914_pat_ctg1, whole genome shotgun sequence DNA window includes the following coding sequences:
- the cunh14orf119 gene encoding uncharacterized protein C14orf119 homolog: MGEAVAPGLSANPWASPEQELRCVLHWFSGWSPCQRRVFVGELVKRAVPGKVCCLLEGLGSLALTDRPPSLFQCQLRLWARWFESWTEDQQNQLVTRLEESAPEYAAQFYRELASTAGRQ; encoded by the coding sequence ATGGGTGAGGCCGTGGCGCCCGGTCTCTCGGCGAATCCATGGGCGTCCCCTGAACAGGAGCTCCGCTGCGTCCTGCACTGGTTCAGCGGCTGGAGCCCGTGCCAGCGCCGGGTGTTTGTGGGGGAGCTGGTGAAGAGGGCAGTCCCGGGGAAGGTATGCTGCCTGCTGGAGGGACTGGGCAGCCTGGCCCTGACTGACCGGCCCCCCAGCCTGTTCCAGTGCCAGCTGCGGCTGTGGGCCCGCTGGTTCGAGAGCTGGACGGAGGACCAGCAGAACCAGCTGGTGACCAGGCTGGAGGAGAGCGCCCCGGAATACGCTGCCCAGTTTTACAGGGAACTGGCATCGACAGCAGGCAGGCAGTGA